Proteins encoded together in one Janthinobacterium tructae window:
- a CDS encoding HipA family kinase, giving the protein MKIRKGTLLPDSEPVGTGINAARRGLAVTRTDQIQVIFKKLSEPELAAEIFCADLARNLGLPAPEPILLYDPVAGEILYGCVDLEYPNSLRAFNVTPPTYNPAARKILEQALLAWPKINEVAAFDEWIDNRDRNLGNLLFVGPKEFAIIDHGKALDIDPSYPSQNVLCNLLAADCTSTKEVRALLRTLFRESAAFDIMNAEVTRASLESTGIATHTVSAERFFDFVENRLSNLNTHLQNRFPGQQGLLIGATI; this is encoded by the coding sequence ATGAAGATACGAAAAGGCACCCTACTTCCCGATTCTGAGCCTGTAGGCACCGGGATTAATGCTGCAAGGCGAGGTCTAGCAGTGACGCGCACCGACCAGATTCAGGTTATCTTCAAAAAATTATCCGAACCCGAGTTGGCTGCTGAAATTTTCTGTGCCGATTTAGCGAGAAACCTTGGCTTGCCAGCGCCTGAACCAATTTTGCTTTATGACCCAGTGGCAGGAGAAATCCTTTATGGGTGCGTGGACCTCGAGTATCCCAATTCTCTTAGGGCCTTTAATGTAACTCCGCCCACTTATAATCCGGCCGCCCGAAAAATTTTAGAGCAAGCTCTCTTGGCATGGCCAAAGATCAATGAGGTTGCTGCTTTCGATGAGTGGATTGACAACAGGGATCGAAATCTAGGAAATTTGCTTTTCGTTGGGCCAAAAGAGTTCGCGATCATCGATCACGGTAAAGCATTGGACATCGATCCTAGCTATCCCAGCCAAAACGTCCTTTGCAACCTCCTTGCGGCAGACTGCACCAGCACGAAGGAAGTACGCGCGCTGTTGCGAACTCTTTTCCGCGAAAGTGCGGCATTTGATATCATGAACGCAGAAGTAACCCGTGCAAGTTTGGAGTCGACAGGGATAGCCACTCACACAGTCTCAGCTGAGCGTTTCTTCGATTTTGTGGAAAACAGGCTTTCCAATTTGAACACTCACTTACAGAATCGTTTCCCTGGGCAGCAAGGATTATTAATTGGAGCAACGATATGA
- a CDS encoding S24 family peptidase, with the protein MMNKKANNIPWERIEARLVELQKDQQWLRETLGIAPAVLTNWKSRGAPVGKAVPVARALGLTTDQLLGLDSSSHIADGSPVTDDESMAPSTVAIRMVPEHVRAGITGFGADHIFEDGGHFHIPRLWLEERDLAPGALLAIKVRGDSMRPLMFEGDVVVVNVTDKNRVNGSVFALNFKGEPVVKRLKYERREWYLTSENPDFPQEPCRPGDCDVIGRVVRFEARNFKDRL; encoded by the coding sequence ATGATGAACAAAAAGGCAAACAATATCCCTTGGGAGCGCATTGAAGCGCGACTGGTGGAACTCCAAAAAGACCAGCAATGGCTGCGCGAAACGCTGGGCATTGCGCCCGCTGTATTGACGAACTGGAAATCACGGGGAGCGCCTGTTGGCAAAGCTGTGCCGGTGGCACGCGCCTTGGGTCTGACCACAGATCAGCTGTTGGGCCTCGACAGCTCATCCCATATTGCCGACGGCAGTCCCGTAACCGATGATGAAAGCATGGCACCTTCCACGGTCGCCATTCGCATGGTGCCAGAGCATGTGCGCGCCGGAATTACGGGCTTCGGAGCAGATCACATATTCGAGGACGGCGGCCACTTCCATATCCCGCGCCTTTGGCTGGAAGAGCGAGACTTGGCACCAGGCGCATTGCTGGCAATCAAAGTTAGGGGCGACAGCATGCGACCGCTGATGTTCGAGGGGGACGTAGTTGTCGTGAACGTCACTGACAAGAATCGGGTGAACGGCAGCGTATTTGCGCTGAATTTCAAGGGAGAGCCGGTCGTGAAGCGCCTCAAATATGAGCGCCGCGAGTGGTATCTAACATCTGAAAATCCAGACTTCCCGCAAGAGCCTTGTCGCCCTGGTGATTGTGACGTCATCGGTCGCGTCGTGCGCTTCGAGGCGCGCAATTTCAAGGATCGGCTATAA
- a CDS encoding transcriptional regulator: MIEIHKSCNMIFMNPLDKAIQLCGGLSALAKEIDVSSARLGNWRLRSVPIEYCLAIETATAGEVSRKDLRPDDWHKIWPDLAAASAPRRATDPAPALGHAGRQPPTTNAIFDTVPLRAAVGIDGGAKP; this comes from the coding sequence TTGATCGAAATACACAAGTCGTGTAATATGATCTTCATGAATCCACTAGATAAAGCAATCCAGTTGTGCGGCGGCCTTTCAGCCTTGGCCAAGGAGATCGACGTCAGCTCCGCACGGCTCGGCAATTGGCGCTTGCGCAGCGTACCCATCGAATACTGCCTCGCTATCGAAACGGCAACCGCAGGGGAGGTTTCCCGCAAAGATCTGCGCCCTGACGACTGGCATAAGATTTGGCCTGACTTGGCTGCTGCGTCCGCACCGCGCCGCGCCACTGACCCGGCCCCAGCGTTAGGCCACGCCGGCCGCCAGCCGCCCACCACCAACGCCATCTTCGACACCGTACCGCTGCGGGCCGCCGTCGGCATCGACGGGGGCGCAAAACCATGA
- a CDS encoding phage regulatory protein/antirepressor Ant, whose translation MEMIIPQSLLMTSREIAELTGKEHRNVARDTKAMLQALKLNPLSFEQVYRAGNGQSQTEYLLPKDLTLTLVSGYNVVMRKRIIDRWLELEVAPQPFELSRMDLIQLALRAETENIALAAKIAIDAPKVRFAETIRAIDGVCHIEKVAKTIGIGRTKFFRRLREDHILISGSNLPYQKYIDKGYFTVIEGNPFRDSKGVEHPTFTAMVTGAGQVFLVRKYAKAGEAES comes from the coding sequence ATGGAAATGATTATACCGCAGTCATTGCTGATGACCAGCAGGGAGATCGCCGAGCTGACCGGGAAGGAACACCGGAACGTTGCGCGCGATACCAAGGCTATGCTCCAGGCGCTGAAATTGAACCCGCTCAGTTTTGAGCAGGTCTACAGGGCCGGAAATGGCCAGTCGCAGACGGAGTATCTGCTCCCGAAGGACCTGACGTTGACGCTGGTTTCCGGCTACAACGTAGTCATGCGCAAGCGTATTATCGACCGCTGGCTCGAACTGGAAGTGGCGCCTCAGCCGTTTGAGCTGTCGCGCATGGACCTGATCCAGCTGGCGCTGCGCGCTGAAACCGAGAACATCGCGCTGGCGGCCAAGATCGCCATCGACGCGCCGAAAGTCCGTTTTGCAGAAACCATTCGTGCCATTGATGGCGTGTGCCATATCGAAAAGGTAGCCAAGACCATCGGTATCGGCCGCACCAAGTTTTTCCGCCGCCTGCGCGAGGATCATATTTTGATCAGTGGTAGCAACCTGCCATATCAGAAATACATCGACAAGGGCTATTTCACAGTCATCGAAGGCAACCCCTTTCGCGACAGCAAGGGCGTCGAGCATCCCACCTTCACCGCCATGGTGACCGGTGCTGGCCAGGTCTTCCTGGTGCGCAAATACGCGAAAGCCGGGGAGGCGGAATCATGA
- a CDS encoding MarR family transcriptional regulator: protein MNDRSNTKAACLLGAQADIASTRNSANADRAADILATVKRCGAATIGDIALDLTLHRETVRKRLAKLVKAGHLVLIEAAATHSRALYGMPDLDDQDEFDLYRNRSSNWPRGEHGRDPLVAAMFGAPVTMITTSPPCAHFAPEFAGVRP, encoded by the coding sequence ATGAATGACCGCTCAAATACTAAAGCGGCGTGCTTGCTTGGCGCGCAAGCTGACATAGCCTCCACGCGCAATTCCGCCAACGCCGACCGCGCCGCCGATATCCTGGCCACGGTCAAGCGCTGTGGCGCCGCAACCATTGGCGACATCGCCCTGGACCTGACTCTTCACCGGGAAACCGTGCGCAAGCGCCTGGCCAAACTGGTCAAGGCCGGGCACCTCGTGCTGATCGAGGCCGCAGCAACCCATTCGCGCGCCCTGTACGGCATGCCCGACCTGGACGACCAGGACGAATTCGACCTGTATAGAAATCGCAGCAGCAACTGGCCGCGCGGTGAGCACGGCCGTGATCCGCTCGTTGCGGCCATGTTTGGCGCGCCAGTGACAATGATCACCACCAGTCCGCCGTGCGCTCATTTTGCTCCAGAGTTTGCCGGGGTGCGCCCATGA
- a CDS encoding DNA cytosine methyltransferase, producing MKRDAFTLSLDLGTELIIDNFAGGGGTSTGLEQAFGRPVDIAINHDPEALAMHAANHPHTTHLCESVWDVDPIKVTNNRPVGLVWLSPDCKHFSKAKGGKPVEKRIRGLAWVTLRWAAKCKPRVIMLENVEEFKTWGPLLVEADGSAKPDPAKKGKTFDSFIRQLRAHGYTVDYREMRGCDHDTPTIRKRFFLVARRDGITIEWPEPTHGAPDSIGVRAGKLLPYRTAAECIDFSLPCPSIFERDKPLAPATLRRIAKGIMRYVVDAADPFIVGAGGPARAGEPRPTARPFGTLLARNDSYFCAPTIVPVTHQGGDRTESIGEPFRTITGAHRGEKALGVATLVQVGYGEREGQAPRALDIEKPLGTVVGESKHALVSAVLVDAAHGEVSPGGVKRWGTGAHDVEAPLGTVTASGNKAVATAFLAKHYTGVVGSDLTDPIGTVTACDHHSLVTAFLTEHANASNQRVMPADEPLRTICAQVKGGHFSMVSAHITKFRTGATGSAMTEPLPTITAGPKEKPAGAPHALGIVTSNLVKLRGTSTAAGTDEPLGTVSAGGQHHAEVRAFLLSYYGTDQAPEIDGPLATVTSRDRFGLVTIHGQDYQIVDIGLRMLQPRELFRAQGFPDDYIIGDDPAQGLKLTKSAQVRMCGNSVCPPMAKALILANFAHEREIARVA from the coding sequence ATGAAGCGCGACGCATTCACACTCTCCCTCGACCTGGGCACAGAGTTGATTATCGACAACTTTGCGGGTGGTGGCGGAACGTCGACCGGCTTGGAGCAGGCATTCGGCCGCCCGGTCGATATCGCAATCAATCACGACCCCGAAGCGCTGGCCATGCATGCGGCGAACCATCCGCACACCACGCACCTATGCGAAAGCGTATGGGACGTCGACCCGATCAAGGTCACGAACAACCGCCCTGTGGGCCTCGTCTGGCTGTCGCCGGACTGCAAGCACTTCAGCAAGGCCAAGGGCGGCAAGCCCGTCGAGAAGCGCATCCGTGGCTTGGCCTGGGTGACGCTGCGCTGGGCGGCCAAGTGCAAGCCGCGCGTGATCATGCTGGAAAACGTCGAGGAATTCAAAACGTGGGGCCCTCTGCTGGTCGAGGCTGATGGCAGCGCCAAGCCGGACCCGGCGAAGAAGGGCAAGACGTTCGATTCGTTCATCCGCCAGCTGCGCGCGCACGGCTACACTGTTGACTACCGCGAAATGCGCGGTTGCGACCACGACACGCCCACGATCAGGAAGCGCTTCTTCCTCGTGGCGCGCCGCGACGGCATCACCATCGAGTGGCCAGAGCCTACCCATGGCGCACCGGACAGCATCGGCGTGCGCGCGGGCAAGCTGCTGCCGTACCGCACGGCGGCCGAGTGCATCGATTTCAGCCTGCCATGCCCGTCGATCTTCGAACGCGACAAGCCGCTGGCACCAGCCACGCTGCGCCGCATCGCCAAGGGCATCATGCGCTATGTGGTCGACGCGGCCGATCCGTTCATCGTCGGCGCCGGCGGCCCAGCACGTGCTGGCGAACCGCGCCCGACGGCCCGGCCGTTCGGCACGCTGCTGGCTCGCAACGACAGCTATTTCTGCGCACCAACCATCGTCCCGGTCACGCACCAGGGCGGTGATCGCACGGAATCGATCGGTGAGCCATTCCGCACCATCACCGGCGCGCACCGTGGTGAGAAGGCGCTGGGCGTGGCCACGCTGGTGCAGGTGGGCTACGGGGAGCGCGAGGGCCAAGCGCCGCGAGCGCTGGACATTGAGAAGCCGCTGGGCACCGTCGTCGGCGAGAGCAAGCACGCGCTGGTATCTGCCGTGCTGGTCGATGCCGCCCATGGTGAGGTATCGCCTGGCGGTGTGAAGCGCTGGGGGACTGGTGCGCACGACGTCGAGGCACCGCTCGGTACCGTGACGGCCAGCGGCAACAAGGCCGTGGCCACGGCGTTCCTGGCCAAGCATTACACGGGCGTAGTGGGTTCCGACTTGACCGATCCTATCGGCACGGTCACCGCATGCGACCACCACAGCCTGGTGACGGCGTTCTTGACCGAGCATGCCAACGCGAGCAATCAGCGCGTGATGCCGGCCGACGAACCGCTGCGCACCATCTGCGCCCAGGTGAAGGGCGGCCATTTCAGCATGGTGTCGGCGCACATCACGAAGTTCCGCACCGGCGCCACCGGCAGCGCGATGACGGAGCCGCTGCCGACGATCACGGCCGGGCCGAAGGAAAAGCCTGCCGGCGCGCCGCATGCGCTGGGCATCGTAACCAGCAATCTGGTCAAGCTGCGCGGCACCAGCACGGCGGCCGGTACCGATGAGCCGCTGGGCACGGTCAGCGCCGGCGGCCAGCATCACGCCGAGGTGCGTGCCTTCTTGCTGAGCTATTACGGCACGGACCAGGCACCGGAGATCGACGGGCCACTGGCCACCGTCACGAGCCGCGACCGCTTCGGCCTGGTGACGATCCACGGCCAGGATTACCAGATCGTGGATATTGGCCTGCGCATGCTGCAGCCGCGCGAGCTGTTCCGCGCCCAAGGCTTCCCGGACGATTACATCATCGGCGACGACCCGGCCCAGGGCCTGAAACTGACGAAGAGCGCCCAGGTGCGCATGTGCGGCAATTCAGTTTGCCCGCCCATGGCCAAGGCCTTGATCCTCGCCAACTTCGCGCATGAACGCGAGATTGCGAGGGTAGCGTAA
- a CDS encoding DUF6680 family protein → MAVEEPAIRIGEWLTIAAVLIGPILAVQAQKWIERGQAKKGMKDGIFRTLMATRAARLAPEHVQALNMIDIAFYGKRSFGRQRQTNGERQVCLARRAYFDALDVDVKALSESKADQWAHNRDEKFYALLAAIATAQNFDFDSVDLRRAVYSPVAHGAIELDQEAIRIGLAKLLKGEVALPMRVVNFPDQQG, encoded by the coding sequence ATGGCTGTAGAAGAACCGGCAATTCGAATTGGCGAATGGCTTACGATCGCAGCGGTTTTGATCGGCCCCATTCTTGCGGTACAAGCGCAAAAATGGATCGAGCGCGGGCAAGCAAAAAAAGGGATGAAGGACGGAATCTTTCGCACGCTCATGGCGACCCGAGCCGCTCGACTCGCGCCAGAACACGTCCAAGCACTCAACATGATTGACATTGCGTTCTACGGGAAGCGGTCGTTCGGTAGGCAGCGACAAACCAACGGAGAGCGCCAGGTTTGTCTCGCCCGTCGTGCATACTTCGATGCTTTGGACGTCGATGTGAAAGCATTGAGCGAATCTAAGGCGGACCAATGGGCACATAACAGAGATGAGAAGTTTTACGCGCTGCTTGCAGCAATTGCTACAGCCCAAAATTTTGACTTTGATTCTGTTGACCTGCGGCGCGCCGTGTATAGCCCAGTTGCTCATGGAGCGATCGAACTTGATCAAGAGGCAATTAGAATAGGACTGGCCAAGCTTTTGAAAGGTGAAGTTGCGCTTCCAATGCGCGTCGTAAACTTCCCGGATCAACAGGGATAG
- a CDS encoding Ref family recombination enhancement nuclease: protein MMRHSPMKPGKPLARTPFKRTSPMPSTGMLSLQSYQRTAPKRKAGLKSKERTVTAAEKLLWTRLAALGCVACKKDGKFNTHVSIHHVDGRTKPGCHQLVLPLCAGHHQDGTGEDKTLIAVHPWKARFEARYGTQAELMDECAQLLFEQWDAAAAPATTQPTLEHP, encoded by the coding sequence ATGATGCGCCACTCGCCCATGAAGCCAGGCAAGCCCCTGGCACGCACGCCATTCAAGCGCACCTCGCCGATGCCCAGCACCGGCATGCTCTCCCTGCAGTCCTACCAGCGCACGGCACCGAAGCGCAAGGCCGGCTTGAAGTCGAAAGAGCGCACTGTCACGGCCGCCGAGAAACTGCTGTGGACCCGCCTGGCCGCGCTGGGCTGCGTCGCCTGCAAGAAAGACGGCAAGTTCAATACACACGTCAGCATCCATCACGTCGACGGCCGCACGAAGCCTGGCTGCCACCAGCTCGTGTTGCCGCTTTGCGCCGGCCACCACCAGGACGGTACCGGCGAAGACAAAACCCTGATCGCGGTTCATCCATGGAAGGCGCGTTTCGAAGCGCGCTACGGCACGCAGGCCGAGCTGATGGATGAGTGCGCGCAACTCTTATTTGAACAGTGGGACGCTGCAGCAGCACCTGCCACCACACAACCTACATTGGAACACCCATGA
- a CDS encoding DNA methyltransferase translates to MSAFSPQEQKHLKEAAYSDFLRAKIKLAQRKGFDVPLADIHPGLKPHTRDIVRWALAGGQRAIFASFGLHKTSTNLEVMRQIGIHRPGLRLIVLPLGVRQEFIREAAKRFTGEYEVQVRFIRTDVEIDGQDVVYLTNYESVREGKIDVRKFRAVGLDEASVLRSYGSKTYQEFLPLFEQVEFKFVYTATPSPNRFKELIHYAGFLGVMDTGQALTRFFQRDSEKAGNLTLYPHKEQEFWLWVASWAVFIQRPSDLGHSDEGYDLPALDVRFHEVPSNYSTAGAEKNGQGLLIPNVAMGLSAAAGEKRDSMAARVAKVAEIMAADPDDHFLIWHDLEDERHAIQAAVPGVVSVWGTQDLDQREQRIADFSDGNIKYLSTKPVIAGSGCNFQVHCHREIFAGIGFKFNDFIQSIHRVKRFGQTHPVRIDIIHTEVERKVLADLMEKWRRHDEMQAKMGQIIRAYGLDQLSMQDSLARTIGVERAVVAGERFSVANNDCVLEAMQQPDNSVGMIITSVPFANHYEYTPSYNDFGHTQDNDHFWAQMDFLTPELLRILQPGRIYACHVKDRINFGNVTGAGVPTVSPFHAEALFHGIKHGFDYMGMITVVTDVVRENNQTYRLGYSEVCKDGTKMGVGSPEYILLFHKPQTDRSRGYADTPVTKAKPMCLDDAGDRIPFDRKAVPIPGTGYSVARWQVDAHAFWRSSGDRLLGAAELASFGPGKLAKLFTSMSLENVYNYEYHVEVGEALLANKALPADYLSLAPGSADPAVWHDIVRMRTLNGEQSARAVEKHVCPFQIDIVDRLIGRYSNSGEVIYDPFCGLGTVPVRAVKLGRQGRGSELNPAYFADQVHYCQAMEREVSMPTLFDMELMDEENAK, encoded by the coding sequence ATGAGCGCCTTTAGCCCGCAAGAGCAAAAACACCTGAAAGAAGCCGCGTACAGCGATTTCCTGCGCGCCAAGATCAAACTGGCCCAGCGCAAGGGCTTCGACGTGCCGCTGGCCGATATCCACCCCGGCCTCAAGCCGCACACCCGCGACATCGTGCGCTGGGCCCTGGCTGGTGGCCAGCGCGCCATCTTTGCCTCGTTCGGCCTGCACAAGACCAGCACCAACCTGGAGGTGATGCGCCAGATCGGCATCCACCGGCCAGGCCTGCGCCTGATCGTGCTGCCGCTGGGCGTGCGCCAGGAGTTCATCCGCGAGGCCGCGAAGCGCTTCACCGGCGAATATGAGGTGCAAGTGCGCTTCATCCGCACGGATGTCGAGATCGATGGCCAGGACGTCGTCTACCTAACGAACTACGAATCGGTGCGCGAGGGCAAGATAGACGTGCGCAAGTTCCGGGCCGTCGGCCTGGACGAAGCCAGCGTGTTGCGCAGCTATGGCAGCAAGACCTATCAGGAGTTCCTGCCGCTGTTCGAGCAGGTCGAGTTCAAATTCGTCTACACGGCCACGCCGTCGCCGAACCGCTTCAAGGAACTGATCCACTATGCCGGCTTCCTGGGCGTGATGGATACGGGGCAGGCCCTGACGCGTTTCTTCCAGCGCGATAGCGAGAAGGCGGGCAACCTGACGCTGTATCCGCATAAGGAACAGGAATTCTGGCTGTGGGTGGCCAGCTGGGCCGTCTTCATCCAGCGCCCGAGCGACCTGGGCCATTCCGACGAGGGCTACGACCTGCCGGCGCTCGACGTGCGCTTTCACGAGGTGCCGAGCAATTACAGCACGGCCGGCGCCGAGAAGAACGGCCAGGGCCTGCTGATCCCGAACGTTGCCATGGGCCTGTCGGCGGCCGCCGGCGAGAAGCGCGACAGCATGGCCGCGCGCGTTGCCAAGGTGGCCGAGATCATGGCGGCGGATCCTGACGATCACTTCCTGATCTGGCACGACCTGGAAGACGAGCGCCACGCTATTCAGGCGGCGGTGCCGGGCGTGGTCAGCGTGTGGGGTACGCAGGACCTGGACCAGCGCGAGCAGCGCATTGCCGATTTCAGCGACGGCAACATCAAGTATCTGTCGACCAAGCCGGTCATTGCCGGCAGCGGCTGCAACTTCCAGGTGCATTGCCACCGCGAGATTTTCGCGGGCATCGGTTTCAAGTTTAATGATTTTATACAAAGTATCCATAGGGTAAAGCGGTTCGGGCAGACCCATCCTGTGCGCATCGACATCATCCACACCGAGGTCGAGCGCAAGGTGCTGGCCGACCTGATGGAGAAATGGCGCCGCCACGACGAAATGCAGGCCAAGATGGGCCAGATCATCCGCGCCTATGGCCTGGACCAGCTCTCCATGCAGGATTCGCTGGCGCGCACCATCGGCGTCGAGCGCGCCGTGGTGGCCGGCGAGCGCTTCTCGGTGGCCAATAACGACTGCGTGCTCGAAGCCATGCAGCAGCCGGACAACTCGGTGGGAATGATCATCACCAGCGTTCCTTTCGCCAACCATTACGAATACACGCCGAGCTATAACGACTTCGGCCACACCCAGGACAACGATCACTTCTGGGCGCAGATGGACTTCCTGACGCCCGAGCTGCTGCGCATCCTGCAGCCTGGCCGGATTTACGCCTGCCACGTCAAGGACCGTATCAACTTCGGCAACGTCACCGGCGCGGGCGTGCCAACGGTCAGCCCGTTCCATGCCGAGGCGCTGTTTCACGGCATCAAGCACGGCTTCGACTACATGGGCATGATCACGGTCGTGACTGACGTGGTGCGCGAAAACAACCAGACCTACCGCCTGGGCTATTCCGAGGTGTGCAAGGACGGCACGAAGATGGGCGTCGGCTCGCCGGAATACATCCTGCTGTTCCACAAGCCGCAGACGGACCGCAGCCGTGGCTATGCCGATACGCCCGTGACCAAGGCCAAGCCAATGTGCCTGGACGATGCCGGCGACCGGATCCCGTTTGACCGCAAGGCCGTGCCGATTCCTGGTACTGGCTACAGCGTGGCGCGCTGGCAGGTCGACGCGCATGCGTTCTGGCGCTCCAGTGGCGATCGCCTGCTGGGCGCGGCCGAGCTGGCCAGCTTCGGCCCGGGCAAGCTGGCGAAGCTGTTCACCAGCATGTCGCTGGAGAACGTCTACAACTATGAATATCACGTCGAGGTCGGCGAGGCGCTGCTGGCCAACAAGGCGCTGCCTGCGGATTACCTCAGCCTGGCACCAGGCAGCGCCGATCCGGCCGTGTGGCACGACATCGTGCGCATGCGCACCCTGAACGGCGAGCAGTCGGCGCGTGCTGTCGAAAAGCACGTTTGCCCCTTCCAGATCGATATCGTTGATCGCCTGATCGGACGCTACAGCAATTCGGGCGAGGTGATCTACGACCCGTTTTGCGGTCTGGGCACCGTGCCCGTGCGCGCGGTGAAGCTGGGCCGGCAAGGTCGCGGCAGCGAGCTGAACCCGGCATATTTCGCTGACCAGGTGCACTACTGTCAGGCGATGGAGCGCGAAGTCAGCATGCCCACGTTGTTCGATATGGAACTGATGGACGAGGAGAACGCCAAGTGA
- a CDS encoding YdaU family protein: protein MNYFEHHIGDYDKNTSHLSACEDGIYCRMIRRYLDKELPLDSDVEEIKRVVRARSREEKKAVDVVLKEFFSLAADGWHHKTCDEIIFAFQAGEPEREAKKANEETRMRRHRDERAALFAQLTAAGQHAAWNIGIKELRAMAGALQASKSPEPETPPVTAPATPATATQTPIPNTQSPIYKTLSEKIPDAAIPTVPVVDIKEAREKRKHSADDEKCARWLFGRVLANNAAAKQPNFEGWADDVRLLRERDKRTHAEICELFQWAQGDAFWCSNILSPAKLREKWDQLTMKRTPLGGRTAQHGNFGKQDYHKGVGADGTF, encoded by the coding sequence TTGAACTACTTCGAGCACCATATTGGCGACTATGACAAGAATACCTCGCACCTTTCGGCCTGCGAGGACGGGATCTATTGCCGCATGATTCGACGCTACCTCGACAAGGAATTGCCACTCGATTCGGACGTCGAGGAGATAAAACGTGTCGTCCGCGCACGCAGCCGCGAAGAAAAAAAAGCGGTTGACGTCGTTCTCAAAGAGTTTTTTTCTCTCGCTGCCGATGGCTGGCACCACAAAACGTGCGACGAAATTATCTTCGCATTTCAGGCCGGCGAGCCAGAGCGAGAGGCAAAGAAAGCGAACGAGGAAACACGCATGAGGCGGCATAGAGACGAGCGTGCAGCCCTGTTTGCCCAGCTTACGGCTGCTGGACAGCACGCTGCTTGGAATATCGGAATCAAGGAACTCCGGGCGATGGCGGGTGCGTTGCAGGCCTCAAAAAGCCCGGAACCTGAAACGCCACCTGTAACGGCACCTGCAACGCCTGCAACGGCTACCCAAACACCAATACCCAATACCCAATCACCAATATATAAAACCTTGTCGGAGAAAATCCCCGACGCGGCGATTCCAACGGTGCCTGTGGTCGATATCAAGGAAGCCAGGGAGAAGCGCAAGCACAGCGCTGACGACGAGAAGTGCGCCCGTTGGCTGTTCGGCCGGGTGCTGGCGAACAATGCCGCTGCAAAGCAGCCGAACTTCGAGGGCTGGGCCGATGACGTGCGTCTGCTGCGCGAGCGGGACAAGCGCACCCACGCGGAAATCTGCGAGCTTTTCCAATGGGCCCAGGGAGACGCGTTCTGGTGCTCGAACATCCTCTCGCCGGCAAAGTTGCGCGAGAAGTGGGATCAACTGACGATGAAACGAACGCCTTTGGGCGGAAGGACGGCACAGCATGGAAACTTTGGCAAGCAGGATTACCACAAGGGCGTTGGGGCAGATGGCACCTTTTGA
- a CDS encoding ATP-binding protein: MAPFEGKKRFVSAQIERCPMHGEYTAMLIRGAWSGCPDCMNVEDQVREAEQRAAWRQELKAREWSAKLGRAAIPERFADRRLESYRPDCPGAERALAVATRYAENFEDARATGACLIFAGDVGTGKTHLAVGIAHHIMGHGRQAVFTSVMRAVRSVKETYAKGAGRTEAQAIRDLVDPDLLILDEVGVQHGSDTEKLILFEIINGRYEAARPTIVISNLDAAGLEQFLGARAFDRLREGGGRLVVFDWESHRGKRPSVQAANAAQDLPEAPPHCARAMAATK; this comes from the coding sequence ATGGCACCTTTTGAAGGCAAGAAGCGCTTCGTCAGCGCGCAGATCGAGCGCTGCCCGATGCACGGCGAGTACACGGCCATGCTGATTCGCGGCGCCTGGTCCGGCTGCCCGGATTGCATGAACGTCGAGGACCAGGTGCGCGAGGCAGAGCAGCGCGCCGCGTGGCGCCAGGAGCTCAAGGCGCGCGAATGGAGCGCAAAGCTCGGCCGTGCCGCTATTCCCGAGCGCTTCGCTGATCGCCGCCTCGAATCGTACCGGCCGGACTGCCCTGGCGCCGAGCGCGCGCTGGCCGTGGCCACCCGGTACGCCGAGAACTTCGAAGATGCACGGGCCACTGGCGCCTGCCTGATCTTCGCTGGGGATGTCGGTACCGGCAAGACGCACTTGGCCGTGGGAATCGCCCACCACATCATGGGGCACGGCCGCCAAGCGGTCTTCACCTCGGTGATGCGCGCCGTGCGGTCCGTCAAGGAGACCTACGCCAAGGGCGCGGGCCGCACCGAGGCGCAGGCCATCCGCGACCTAGTCGACCCTGATCTGCTGATCCTCGACGAGGTGGGCGTGCAGCACGGCAGCGACACGGAAAAGCTGATCCTGTTCGAAATCATCAACGGCCGCTACGAGGCGGCGCGCCCGACCATCGTCATCAGCAATTTGGACGCGGCCGGCCTGGAGCAGTTCCTGGGTGCGCGGGCGTTTGACCGATTGCGCGAGGGCGGCGGCAGGCTGGTGGTCTTCGATTGGGAGTCGCACAGGGGGAAACGCCCGAGCGTCCAGGCTGCGAATGCCGCTCAGGATTTGCCAGAGGCACCGCCGCACTGCGCAAGGGCCATGGCCGCTACGAAGTGA